The DNA window GTCCAGCTTGCTCAGCATGGGCTTGCGCCGTGCCACCGAGTCGTCCGGGGCGGCGGCCGAGGTGTCCTCGTCGGGCTGCACCAGGACGACGATGCCCGACAGGCGGTCCGTGGTGCCCTGCACCGCGATGCCGGTCAGCTCGCCGGAGAAGACGTGGTTGGTGCCGCCCAGGCCGACCATGCGCTCGACGAAGCGGTTGCAGCGGCCCTCGGCGAGCCGGGTGAAGTGCCGGCCCATGACGGCGGGTGCGCTGGGGTGGAGCAGCTCGTACAGGCTGCGCCCGCAGGTGTCGGCAGAGGTTCTCCCGAACTGCCGGTAGAAGTCGGGGTCCGCCGCTATCACATTCAATTCCGGATCGAGGCTGGCCATGCAGGTGCGGCGGTGCGGGCGTGCCCGGATTCTTTCTTCGGTGGCCTGGCCGGGAAGTGCGGGGAGCGTCGCGGTGAGAGTTCCCAGCGCAGGCTTCGTGACACTAGTGATTTCCTGGTCCATAGAGGCTTACTGTCTTTCTGGAGTCAGAAGTGAGCGGGCTCGAAGGCGTGGGGGAGCCGAATACGGGGAGAGGGGCCGCCGAGACTTCGGAGGGTGGGCCCGGGAAAGGTGACTTCTGTACTTTGCTTACCTGTGCAATGAGCTTAGAAAGCACCGTCAGGTCAGTCAAGCAAGGCCCTGGCCATAGCTCAAACACTGTGGTTTCGGGGTTCTGTGGTTCGGTCGCTCCGGATCGGGCGGGCGGTGTGGTTCGGTGGTCTGGACCTCTGGATGGTACGGTCGGCCGATCGCCATCACCGCAGTTCAGAGGCGGGAAGCAGCCCAGCTCCCGCCGTGCCGGTACGGAGCGGGGAGGCGCACCCGCCCCCCGTACGGCAGCGGACCGTACCACCCGGTGGGCCGCTGGGCCCGGCGGGTCACCTCCCCGCGCCCCGCTGGTCGAGCGCCGGAGCCAGTGCGGAGCGGCCCTTGATGCCGAGTTTTCGATAACAGCTCGTCAGATGCTTCTCGACCGCCCGGACGGAAATGGACAGCTGGTCGGCGATTGCCTGGTTGCTGGAGCCGGTGGCCGCGAGCCGGGCCACTTTGTGTTCCGCCGGGGTCAGCGGCAGGGGTGACATCCGGGGCTCCGGGGAACCGTTTCCGAGCCGGATCCGTATGCGCTCGGCAAGCGAGGGCGCCCCGCACCCGACGGCGAGGTCGAGTGCCCGGCGCAGCGCGGCCGCGCCCCGGGAATTCGGGGCTCCCAGCCGTTCGCCCAGGGCCGTCAGCGCCTTGCACAGCTCGAAGCGATTGGCCGAGGACTCCAGAATTTCCACGGATTCCTCCAGGAGTTCCAGTCCGCGTCGACCGGGTGTCACCAGCCCCTGCACCGACAGCGCCCGTCCCACCGTGGCGGGGGCGCCCCATGCCTGCGCCTGCTCCACCTCGTGGCGGCTGAGTTCGGCCGCCCGCACGGTGTCGCCGAGTCTGTGGTGCATCAGGGCGGCCCGGGAGGCCCAGGGCAGCAGCACCGGGTTGTGCCAGCTGATCTGCTCCAGCCGGTGTCCGGCGTTGAGGAAGTGGTCCAGTGCGGCCTGCCGGTCGCGCTGGCGTGCGGCGGTGGCCCCTTTGACCATGGCGAGCAGGGCCGCGAGGTGCTGGGCCTCGACCCCGACCCGGTGGCGGCGCAGGATCTGCTCGGCGAGCCCGGGTTCGTCGGCCTGGAGGGCGACGACGGCGAGGGTGGACGCCGACATGGTGGTGAAGCCGCCCTGGTCGGAGCCGGACAGCTGGTACGCCTCCAGGATCTTGGCCCTGGCGTCGGCGAGGTCGCCGGAGGCGAGGGCCACCAGGGACTGCTCGGTCCGGATCACCGCCTGCTCCACGTCGCCCTCG is part of the Peterkaempfera bronchialis genome and encodes:
- a CDS encoding helix-turn-helix transcriptional regulator; its protein translation is MASLDPELNVIAADPDFYRQFGRTSADTCGRSLYELLHPSAPAVMGRHFTRLAEGRCNRFVERMVGLGGTNHVFSGELTGIAVQGTTDRLSGIVVLVQPDEDTSAAAPDDSVARRKPMLSKLDALVLEGVASGASTVQLAARLYLSRQGVEYHVGLMLRKLKAPNRAALVSRAHSMGMLTVGHWPPRVLPEFVK